The window AAAAAAAGTTGGAAGAATAGATAGTAATAAATCTGTGGCGGGTGTGGATTTTACTTTTGGGGTCTTAGGAGGTCGTTGGGTCCGTAACTCTACCGGTGAGCATTGAATGGAAAGACTGGGCTGGTGAGATTAATGTGTCCGTTCAATTTCGGGAGTAAAAGTTGGAGTCGAGCATTTTCGTTGGTACTTCAATTCAATGCAGAGTCCGTATGTCATGTTCAGGTTTTAATGCAAATAGGCACGAGATATGACATTAGAGTAGGGATGCTTAGACGTCAAATGAAGCATTTAATGAATGAATGATAACAAATAATTAAGCATATTTGAGACTGTAAATGTGCAATGGGGGTGAATGATCAAATTGTTTTGGCTTCTCTATTATTGAGTGGTAATCGTGATTGTTGTATGAGCCCTGAATAGTAATTGTcataacaaattaaaaaatattgaatttgagtattgtgaatgattataattattaattggaATAACATTATCCCTTATGCTATGTTTGGATTGGAGGGTTTAGGGATTTTCAGAAAGAGAGGGTTTGGAAGTGTTACAAACACCTCCAAAAACTTGTTTggcaaaattttattatagttTTGGAGGAGTTTATACTTCCACCTCCAAACATCTCCAATGGCCGCAATTCCTAACCCTCTAAATTTTTGAAATGCTTAGAAGGTtttcatacattttttttttttaaaaaattgacatTCCGAAACCTGAAGAAATTCGAATAAACAAAATAGACCCAATAAATCCCTCCAAAACCTTTAATGAATTTCATCCAAATAAAAGTTTTGAAATCATGTCATAACTCCTTAAACTTAAAGCCTTCTCTTCCTTAACTTTTCATGATCCTCCAAACCCCAATCCTCCAAAtccttaaaaaataatatccaAACATAGTGTTAGTAATTTGGCTCGTCTCGAATTGGATGACTTGGAATTTAACTTGTCTTAAATTCGGATCCCATTGAACTCTCTAATACTAGAGTGCAGTCcaagagaagaggaggaggaggaggacgaggTATGAGCAAATAATTTACATCACAAAGaaattgaaagggaaaaaTCGAACTGTTGAGAGTGGATATCTCCATATTTTTACAAGAATTTGGCCAACGATACTTGGAAAAATATTACTGAAaactttcttaattttacaagaaaattaatattaaacgATCCTGCtttacaacatatatatatatatatatatataaatgtatgtatatgtatggtGAGTAAGAACAAAAAGCACACTTATAATTAGCATAAGCTTTGGCATGCCTATTGATCGTGCGAGACTGACAACATGATCATTGGTCGTCTACATTCTTAGCAGAGGTTGCTTATGCCGCATAAGAAAGAACTTCTCCCATTTGACACTTTTCACTGTTTGCTCCGCTAGTTTGGTGCCATTTGTAAGCACTCAATTCCTAATCTTAAAATGAACAAAATTGATGACTGCCCTATGTTTGTTGGCCCAGAATAGCGTTTTCGATAATAGAAGTTGCGTTTCACGTACCTTGCTGTATACAATGCCTTTTAAAGTATGCATCGAGGGCTGCCCCAGGATAGTTCTGAAAAAATCGATACAATATGAGATAAGTATAGTCCAGGGGCACACTAATTAGTCACCAACAGTACAGCTGCCCGTGTCCATGGATGCCGGCGACATAGTCGTGATAAAGCTAGGGACACATCCGCTCAAGGCCGATCTAGCTCCCCATCATGAGGCTACATCGACCCTTTTCGATGCCAAAATCTTTCGAGGACACCTACCACCAATCAATTGTTGTGGACTCGGCAGCATAGGATATTGAACAACCACCGGACTTGAGTTTCTTCCGGTATGAATTCAGATTCttttatatgaaatttcaCTTAATTAATGGCAAGGAaatacaatattttttttattacaaaagagGTGCaaaatctaatataataaaagagatattataaatatctaataaagaagTATGGATAGTCCCACTAATGAGGTATCAACCTACGACTTTTACGTAAACAGATGAGAACGTAAGTTACTACGCTACATCTTACGAAACTTAACCAATCAAGTACAGAATAACGTCCAGCTAAGTAAATTAGTTATGTCATCTAGCACCATTTTCTGTCTCCCTCCCTCCCGAATATCCCTCCCCGCCCGatatctcttttctttttcttcatcttcttctaaCTGAAAGTCCAATAGGACTCAACTTATTCATGTTTAGATCAAGTTGGCGCATTAGGGGGTTTTGATACGTCGATTGTTAAATTACGGGAAAAGTGAAGATTacagaaaatttaattatggAATCATTTCACGTGAGTTAAAGGTCGAAAAGTAAAGATTGTTATTAATGTATTGGATTATTGGAGAAGTgagtaataatattttattgatgTGAGTTAATTCGTGAGACTCAACATGATTTTTCCGGGAAAGTTCGAGAATACTATGTGTTAGCTCGGGAAAAACTTTCCCAAGAATGGCCGAAAGTTTTAACCACGGGAGTTAACTGAGGTTAAAACTTTCCCCCAAACATGGTAAAGTTGGCGGGTTTCCTTGCACATTCTTgggaaaatttgaagaaatcCACGAACCACACAGCCCCTATAAAGTTAAACTCACAAAACTCAAATTGATGATCTTTTGTTTTAGGTGAATAGGTATACTTTAATCAttcatactttttcctttcaaatATTATATCTCCTTTTCTTTACTAGATCGATGGGTATTCTTGACAATTCTTTGAAGAATTATGTCAACCGAACCATGAAGGGCAGTGTAGTAGACAAATTTTGCTATTGACTAACCTTGCAATGCAAAACTACACTGCAGAGATTATAAATCTAAAAGCACTTCATCCAGGGCAAGCCGACATTTAATAGGGATTAGTATCCATCAATAAATGAAGAATACCCTGTGGACTTactctaaaaaaaaataatttcaactAATTTAGTTATCATTTTTTTGTGGAAATTAAATAtcatttcctttttaattaaacattcaaaacaacaaaaatggaTGTGCCACCACTATTAAATAAAATCCAAAGAGAGGGTTTggtatcaattttattttccaaaactaCCCTTTTAGCATATTATTCGATTAATAAAAGTCACAAGATTATGGTTACattaataaaagtaaaataagaaACTATCCATTACTCTTCCCACATCCCTATTCTCTTTCCTCTACTCACATGCAAGTAACTGTCCATCACTATCTTTCATTTCATTATcacaagacttaatttttttcatctcTCTTTTCACTCCCtccaatatttttattttttttacaacaaAAATGTGCGCGGTAAGCGGATGCCTCCTCtagttttatttttgcaaTTAGATATTAGCGTATATTTGTTATGGAGTCTTATAATATCTTATACGTAAGTTCATGTTTTGGTTTGAATGTTGacagttaaaaaaattaattatattttatttgtgtttACTTGACACGTATTCATAAAATGCATGTGTAATACGTGTCAAtttccaatttatttaaaacttgtgattcatatatttttaatccTTGTGTAATTTTCTTCAAAAtccttatttttaaatttcagtttcttcttcaatttcagTTTGAAAGGTGCTTTTAGTTCCTCGACTAATAAGCAGTTCACCTTTTAAACCAACAAACGCCACGTTATTTGCCAAATTAGAAAATCCGCATCATCTGCGATATACGATACATAAAATATTTCGAGAtgttgataaaaataaataattaataactaaatacacaaaaaaacaaaagaaaaagaatgacaTGTAGTATATTGAACAGAGAATTTTATCGTCGTTCGCGAAAACGCAAAAACGATATAAATCTTTAATCGTGATGAGGCGCTATAATTCCGAAAGCAAAGCTTGGTGAAGGTGAACTTTTTCCAAAAGTTGGAGGAGCACATTAGAAAGGATCTAAAACTCGGGGGCTGAGGGACCGCCGACGGTCATGTTTGTTCGCCGTTAGCACGGTCCCACGTCGGCAAGGATAAGCCCTCGGACTGCGCAACACACGATATGGGCTTTATTTCCCGCCACCTCATCCTCTCTCCATAACATAACACtacaatattttaaaagataaaaacatAATACATATCATTTTGTTTCTTCATTGAACAAAACAATACAACTTGATTGGGACGCCGGGGCATCTTTTCCCATTAATTAAGTTTTCAAGTTTGAATATTGTGAATCgaaaattcacaattgggATGAATCCAACTTTAATCTGTATTTACTTAGAACACGTATGTTTCCATAGAGTTGGtggttaaaatatttttcttcaacatGCATCATTACTATTCGAACTGTGCTCCAATTAATTCAAGGTGAACCGAATGAGTccaatataagaaaaattctcctaatcatgattttttttttccttgacaatattcaaaattcataattttatttaaggaaaacgtaaagaaaaatagaaaacaattttttaatGCCTCCAAATCCCCCACCACCATTTATAACCTCCCCGAGAACCAAAACGATACCCCATTCCTTCCTCGGTTCCTCCCtgcctccctccctccctccctccctctctcgcTTTCTCTCTCAGAATCTGCCTCTTATTTCAAAGTTCAACGTTTCCTCTGGCCATCTCATCTTCCTTTTGCTTTCTGACCTAGCCGAAGAAAAGCACAGGTTTGTTAGTAAGTTAGTAACCTTTTAGCAACAGATCGGACTATATCGGCTGCTCTAAGAGGCTTGGATTCAGTCTTTCATGGTATATGTGCTCTGACGCATGACCATGATGCATGTTTTGTATGAGGAGGTAAGTTCACTTGTAAAACAAAAACCTCCTCGCCCTCTTCATGCTTTGTTTTCCTTAGTTTTTGTCTTCTGGGTGTGTGTCTAAACGGGTGTgagtgtatatacatatagctttatgtatatatgtgtgtgtgtgtgtgtgtgtgtgaggtGTTGTGATATAATGAAATCTTACAATGTGGGGGAACACTTATGGCAGGAGTACATCCAAAACTCAAGGGGGGTGAAGCTCTTCACTTGCAGATGGTTGCCTTCTTCTACTTctaaatcatcatcatcatcatcatctccaACAAGCCCAAGGGCTCTTGTCTTCATATGCCATGGTAATGATAATACTTTGAAATCAATTGTATTGATTTCCACAAGtctcttttctctctgtctctgttgCGGTCCCTCTAAAAGTGAAACTGGGTAGTAGGTtttgttgatgatgatgatgttgtgAATGAATCTCATTAAATTTCTGGTCTTTTGGGAtactttttcattaaattgtGTTTGCAGGGTATGGCATGGAATGCAGTGGCTTCATGAGAGGTAACTGATGAATGtacctttctctctctaataataaatatccctttcttctcttcatcttctccaacCTTCCTTTCCTCCCATTCCGTAcgagaaaatcttaaatgatCCTTATTTTTAAGTGGCCTAGGatatcaccaaaaaaaaactaataagatTGTGcaaatatgataattattcgagagattaatactatttttttatttattactatTCAGTTGGGGTTTTCCTAGAATCAAACCTAAAAATTTCTCATACTATGTGCAAATCTTCACCATTTCCTTCTTATTTATGATTCGTTTGCACTCTTCTATTGTCTTGGTTTTACCATCAATTAGGTCCATATACATTGCTTTAGTCCTTCCCCATCTCGTCCAATCGAAAATTGATTGATTCAATTAGAGATATTTGTACTTCGGAAATATGGACCACTTGTTGATGTGACTAATAACcgtttttatataaataaatatattcacaCCATAAATTACACGTAACGAGTTCCTCgcattataaattattttttaatattgtgAAATTGCATATCATGTCATTATGAACGTAACTCGAGTTTTGTGATAAGAATTGAATTCTAAAGCTTCTGGACAGGAGATCGAGTGGCTGGTGGCTCCCATATCTAGGCAAAATATTAAGAAGCACTAATTATTATTTGGGGGGACAATGCATACATGGTGGGCTATAGCATGTTGGCCCCCTAGGTTGTTAATTAAAACATAATTCCTTGGCCATTTGTTATGGCACGTACGTACCTCGACAAATTAAtaggtaaaataaaaatgcatgtgGAAATGGTAAAATTCACATCAGAAATTAGACTTTTGGAAATGTGGAGATTTATAGTAAACGTGTGGAACTCTCCTCTGTTCGTACAATTCGATCATTTAAATGGTCAACGCTATAGGTGGACCAACTTCATGGGTTACAAGAGAGGAGTTGATGGCTGATGTGAATGAGAGGTTTGACTTTGGGTGGTTGATTAATCATGTTACTGCTGGTCCAAAATTAAGTTAACTAAGCTACCCCATGAAAATTCAGTTCCATCGGTTAGGCCAACGGCTTATGCCCCTTACTTTGCCAAGTAAATCGAGGGATTTTGTTGGGTTGGGGACGAATCATGTGGGTCCACTCCTTTGACAATCACATCTAGAGAGTATTTCCCAaactagaattttttttcccttcttatTTTCCATGCCATATCTTGAGGAATCATTTTTTTCCGACatagaagaaaatattaaaataggaTTCATGTGGTAGTTCacttttttggtgaaattcAAGTTTGAGTGACTCCAAAAATCATGCATAAAAATACTTCTCAATCCCTAGTAAGCAATATACGTCATGCGTTGGTGAATTGATATGTCCTATGAGCTTATAAGGTATTCACGTGTATCATAAGATTGATCAAGTCAAACCTGCACATCCTCATTTTATATGTAAACTAGTTATACCCGCACTGTGtgcaaaattatcaaaataaacaATGCGATTATATTCATTTTTAGTATATGAAATTGATATTTAACTGTTCTTCATTATtctaaattggaaaaaaaaataatgtagaCTTCTATGTTACTTCTAACTAATTgacaattttattaattagaatatgtaattaaaagaattgaattattataactaatgtggtaaataagtaaataaataaatataagttcaccgaaaaaataaataaatgttaaattgctaattatgtatatatatttatttatttatttttattttttttggggggagAAAATTGTTGTACAATtgagaggagaggaagaagagaaaatttgATGAAGTGAGAAATGAGTTAGTGGGTAGTTTCTTAAGTAACTATCTTATTTTAGTCCCGAATCAATATATGGCTCGTATTAATTAGCACatatttggaaaataaaacGTGAGACCAAAGCCACATCCTTTATATAATAgtactatatgtatatatatacacgtaagAATAAAAAGAGGAACTTGTGACAGAGATAGTTGGGCAAGCAAAAATTTATTGCAGAGATAAGGATGGATCCCATTGTGACGcataattccttttttttttttggtgaaaatcGACAATTCCTATTTTTCAGTATGGATCTCTTTGCAATTGTTTTAAAGACTTCCATGAAAATTGACTACTTATTACGTCGAAGCAATGAAGTTCTCATGAAATAgctttgcttgcttgtttgAACTTCCATCTGTTTGCTTTGGCAAGAGCATTTGACtttgattttgcattttaatttcttgcccTCTGTGTTTATATTAGATATGACGTCTGTTGCCcaatatttagaaaaatccCAAAGGATATTTCTCATACAACATATTATGTCGCACGAGAAGAGAACTTGTGAGTCTCATAATCCTAGTTCTTTTTAACGTGCGTAGTTCATGATACCACACACAGCACGAATGACCACAGTTATTGGATCTCCCTGAGGTTCATATAAATGATCATTGCTCGAGCATACTTAGATAAGGCCGTGTCTAATTGGTTGGATGATCGATGTATGTAGAGTCCTATGAAACCATATCATGACAACGGCAATGCTGTGTCATATACGCATCTTCTTTCATAACTTCAATAATTTGAGTGCTTTAGATAAGGTTGGGTCATGTGCCAATATTCCAATCCAATGTATTCTTAATTATATCCTTTTCTTGTTCCCATTtgaataaaagagaaatttggTACTTTGTATTATTAAGCTCTGAGAACGTtacaatattttttctcaCCCTTTCTCGTAGAtccaattattaatttatgaaaGGTCCCCATATCTGATTGAACTTATTAATATAGATGAAATGTCTCATCAATGTCACTGATTTTTTGTGATCCCTTTAATTATCTAACACAGTATGACtcatttttaaaatgtaattataatcttgtttattaataatatttcaaataatattatcattaaaaaatttcagttgATAAAATCAATAAAGAAGAAAGTAAGAAGAAGTATTGGTGCATTAGTGAAAGGGAGTGAGACATAATTAAAGGAGAAGTGGGAAATGatggttaataaaaaaaattttaaattacttGTAACTGGAAAAGATTTTAATTTACTCATATATTCATAACTTTCAAAATTCTAATGATggttcactttttttttatatatttttgtggaAGAGATGCAAATAGTAAATTCATCTCTACGaaccaattaatttgtaacaaTTTTTCTGACAAGGTCGTGCAGAATGCGGGATGAGGCTGGCTACAGCAGGGTATGCTGTGTTTGGGATCGATTATGAAGGTCATGGGCGTTCCATGGGGGCCCGATGCTACATCAAGAAGTTCGAGAACATTATAAATGACTGCGACGATTTCTTCAAGTCCGTTTGCGGTAATCACAGATACTATCTCTCCCTGCATTGCTATAAGTATCTAGCAAAGAAAAAAGTGAACCATTTGATATGAAGTTAAATAGATAAGTTGTGTTTTATTTACCTATGTGTCGACAGCTCGAGGAGAGTACAGAGGCAAGAGCAGGTTCTTGTATGGGGAGTCCATGGGAGGAGCAGTCGCTTTGCTTCTTCACAAGAAAGACCCCACATTTTGGACCGGCGCAGTTCTCGTCGCGCCAATGTGTAAGGTATGATTGCGGAATAAAACTTCAGTCCACAGAACATTACCATTCATTACCTCTCCCTGGCTAAAGTACGAACAAGCATGGGATCACGATTAGCATGCATTACCTTAAGTCATAGTTCAGTTTCATTACTACAATTACTGGAAGAGTTTTCATGGTTTTTCTGGCTAATGAATTGGGTCAGATATCAGAGAAGGTGAAGCCACATCCTGTGGTAGTGAATCTTCTGACAAAGGTGGAGGAGATCATTCCTAAATGGAAAATTGTGCCCACAAAAGATGTTATCAATTCGGCCTTCAAGGACCCCATCAAAAGGGAACAGGTGATGACGGTTCTCGTTTCTGTTATATCTTTTTAAATCTTCACTATGATGGATTAATCTTTCTTGGAATGAATTTGGTTTAGCTGTGATTGATTTCTGCAGGTCAGGAGCAACAAATTGATATACCAAGACAAACCCAGGCTAAAAACAGCTCTGGAGATGCTGAGAGTTAGCATGAAGCTCGAAGATACTCTACACGAGGTGacaatttcttcttctttctcttcgaAGTTTATTCGGTTATGCGATTTACAACATGGTTCTTCACAGTGAACTCAGAGAAAGCTTGAAAATATGAAACTCGAATCTTGCAATGAGTCAAAGCTAGGCGACTCTGGAATAACATTTCGGAAGCGACTGTCTATGCGATCATTAGAGAGCAAGTGCCCATATTGTATTTCTACCTTGAGAACATTTTTCTAATACGAAAGTTCGTTACCAACTCAAAAAAGACATGTCGTACATCATGAACTATAACCATGTGCGGGTGGTTAAGGATTTCAATTAAGATTAGCATGGATGCCACGTATTATGTTGAGCATATAATGATCATTTGGTCCTACTGATGCATTGATTTAACACTTTTTGTAGGTTACCTTGCCGTTCTTCGTGCTGCATGGGGAAGCAGATGTGGTGACGGACCCGGAGGTGAGCAAGTCGTTGTATGAGCAGGCGAACAGCAGGGACAAGACCATTAGACTGTACCCCGGAATGTGGCACGGCCTCACATCCGGAGAGCCAGATGACAACATCGAGATTGTCTTTGCAGATATCATCACCTGGCTTGAAAGACGCAGCAAGGAGAAGCATCACGATCGTGCTGTGAGCGCCCAGTCTCCATCTCAATCATATTTGAGCAACGGCATCGAGAGACTGGCCATCTCTGCCACGATGGGCACACTAAGGACCCCGCAGAGGCAGTCGAATAGCGGTAGCTACCTGTGTGGATTGAAAGGCCGCCGGTCGTTCCGGCACTCTGCAATGTAGCTCACCCTGCATCTGTGGTTTAGCCAGATTGTTGCTTCGATGTCGTATGTGGGCCGTGTTGGACGGGTGATCATCGGAATTGGTGTATTTGAGTCTAATTCAAGTGTAACTATAAGAGAATGAGGGAAATAATGTTGTTGAATAAATATTTCTGCATTCGGGTTATAGAATGTGTCGGAGATCATATATTATCAATGATATATCACCGTAACTCGAATTGCATGTAGCCCGACCTGACTCATAGTAAAGCTTGCCCTGCCCAGCAGCCCAGACCTGGAGAATCTTGCCCTTCTCGAGGCCTGAAGTTGTGTGGATGTGAGCCGATTTGCCTTCTTTGGAGGAGcaaaatatcgatagagaaGCGAGAACGCATACTTGCCACCACGGGACGAGGAACCTTCTTAAATCCTTCTTTGCAATGA of the Punica granatum isolate Tunisia-2019 chromosome 6, ASM765513v2, whole genome shotgun sequence genome contains:
- the LOC116211862 gene encoding caffeoylshikimate esterase isoform X2; its protein translation is MTMMHVLYEEEYIQNSRGVKLFTCRWLPSSTSKSSSSSSSPTSPRALVFICHGYGMECSGFMRECGMRLATAGYAVFGIDYEGHGRSMGARCYIKKFENIINDCDDFFKSVCARGEYRGKSRFLYGESMGGAVALLLHKKDPTFWTGAVLVAPMCKISEKVKPHPVVVNLLTKVEEIIPKWKIVPTKDVINSAFKDPIKREQVRSNKLIYQDKPRLKTALEMLRVSMKLEDTLHEVTLPFFVLHGEADVVTDPEVSKSLYEQANSRDKTIRLYPGMWHGLTSGEPDDNIEIVFADIITWLERRSKEKHHDRAVSAQSPSQSYLSNGIERLAISATMGTLRTPQRQSNSGSYLCGLKGRRSFRHSAM
- the LOC116211862 gene encoding caffeoylshikimate esterase isoform X1; protein product: MTMMHVLYEEEYIQNSRGVKLFTCRWLPSSTSKSSSSSSSPTSPRALVFICHGYGMECSGFMRGRAECGMRLATAGYAVFGIDYEGHGRSMGARCYIKKFENIINDCDDFFKSVCARGEYRGKSRFLYGESMGGAVALLLHKKDPTFWTGAVLVAPMCKISEKVKPHPVVVNLLTKVEEIIPKWKIVPTKDVINSAFKDPIKREQVRSNKLIYQDKPRLKTALEMLRVSMKLEDTLHEVTLPFFVLHGEADVVTDPEVSKSLYEQANSRDKTIRLYPGMWHGLTSGEPDDNIEIVFADIITWLERRSKEKHHDRAVSAQSPSQSYLSNGIERLAISATMGTLRTPQRQSNSGSYLCGLKGRRSFRHSAM